Proteins from one Monodelphis domestica isolate mMonDom1 chromosome 6, mMonDom1.pri, whole genome shotgun sequence genomic window:
- the LOC100011566 gene encoding LOW QUALITY PROTEIN: ribosomal protein S6 kinase beta-1-like (The sequence of the model RefSeq protein was modified relative to this genomic sequence to represent the inferred CDS: substituted 2 bases at 2 genomic stop codons), with product MYSMSKNKKRSGGCGGSGPMRRRRRRDGFYPAPDFRDGEAEAMAGVFDIDLDQPEDAGSEDELEEGNXIKKKCGQLSESMDHGGVGPYEIGMEHCEKFEISETSVNKGPEKIRPECFELLRVLGKGGYGKVFQVRKVTGANTGKIFAMKVLKKAMIVRNAKDTAHTKAERNILEEVKHPFIVDLIYAFQTGGKLYLILEYLSLGSVXGGELFMQLEREGIFMEDTACFYLAEISMALGHLHQKGIIYRDLKPENIMLNHQGHVKLTDFGLCKESIHDGTVTHTFCGTIEYMAPEILMRSGHNRAVDWWSLGALMYDMLTGAPPFTGENRKKTIDKILKCKLNLPPYLTQEARDLLKKLLKRNAASRLGAGPGDAGEVQAHPFFRHINWEELLARKVEPPFKPLLQSEEDVSQFDSKFTRQTPVDSPDDSTLSESANQVFLGFTYVAPSVLESVKEKFSFEPKIRSPRRFIGSPRTPVSPVKFSPGDFWGRGASASAATTQTPVDYPMETSGIEQMDVTVSGEASAPLPIRQPNSGPYKKQAFPMISKRPEHLRMNL from the exons ATGTATTCCATgtcaaaaaacaagaaaagaagcgGTGGCTGCGGCGGGTCCGGGCCCatgaggcggcggcggcggcgggacGGATTTTATCCAGCGCCAGACTTCAGAGACGGGGAAGCTGAGGCCATGGCAGGAGTTTTTGACATCGACTTGGACCAGCCGGAGGACGCAGGCTCTGAGGATGAGCTGGAGGAAGGGAACTGAATAAAA aaaaaatgtgGTCAATTAAGTGAAAGTATGGACCATGGAGGAGTTGGACCATATGAAATTGGCATGGAACATTGTGAAAAATTTGAAATCTCAGAAACCAGTGTGAACAAAGGGCCAGAAAAAATTAGACCAGAATGTTTTGAGCTACTTCGAGTACTTGGTAAAGGAGGCTATGGAAAGGTTTTCCAAGTACGAAAAGTAACAGGAGCAAATACTGGGAAAATATTTGCCATGAAGGTGCTTAAAAAGGCTATGATAGTAAGAAATGCAAAAGATACAGCTCATACAAAAGCAGAACGAAACATCCTAGAGGAAGTAAAGCATCCCTTCATTGTGGACCTAATTTATGCCTTTCAGACTGGTGGAAAACTCTACCTCATTCTGGAGTATCTCAGT cttggaagtgtctgaggaggaGAATTATTTATGCAGTTAGAAAGAGAGGGAATATTTATGGAAGATACAGCGTGCTTTTACTTGGCAGAAATCTCCATGGCTTTGGGGCATTTACATCAAAAAGGGATCATCTACAGAGACCTGAAGCCGGAAAATATCATGCTTAATCACCAAGGTCATGTGAAATTGACAGACTTTGGACTATGCAAAGAATCTATTCATGATGGAACAGTTACACACACGTTCTGTGGAACAATAGAATACATGGCCCCTGAAATCTTGATGAGAAGTGGCCATAATCGTGCTGTGGACTGGTGGAGTTTGGGGGCATTAATGTATGACATGCTGACTGGAGCACCCCCATTTACTGGGGAGAACAGAAAGAAGACAATTGACAAAATTCTCAAATGTAAACTTAATTTGCCTCCCTACCTCACACAAGAAGCCAGAGATCTGCTtaaaaagctgctaaaaagaaatgCTGCTTCACGTCTTGGAGCTGGTCCTGGGGATGCTGGAGAAGTTCAGGCTCATCCTTTCTTCAGACACATTAACTGGGAAGAACTTCTGGCTCGGAAGGTGGAGCCCCCTTTTAAACCTCTTTTGCAATCTGAAGAGGATGTGAGCCAGTTTGATTCAAAGTTTACACGGCAGACACCTGTTGACAGCCCAGATGATTCAACTCTCAGTGAAAGTGCCAACCAGGTTtttctgggttttacatatgtggCTCCATCTGTACTTGAAAGTGTGAAAGAGAAATTTTCATTTGAACCAAAAATCCGATCACCTCGAAGATTCATTGGCAGCCCTCGGACACCTGTCAGCCCAGTCAAATTTTCTCCTGGGGATTTCTGGGGAAGAGGTGCTTCAGCCAGTGCAGCAACTACTCAGACACCTGTGGATTATCCCATGGAGACGAGTGGAATAGAACAAATGGATGTGACGGTGAGTGGAGAGGCATCAGCACCACTTCCAATCCGACAGCCTAACTCTGGGCCATACAAAAAACAAGCTTTTCCCATGATTTCCAAACGGCCAGAACACTTGCGTATGAATCTATGA